A stretch of the Cervus canadensis isolate Bull #8, Minnesota chromosome 16, ASM1932006v1, whole genome shotgun sequence genome encodes the following:
- the KCNMB1 gene encoding calcium-activated potassium channel subunit beta-1, whose translation MGKKLVMAQKRGETRALCLGVAMVVGAVITYYILGTTVLPLYQKSVWTQESTCHLIETNIRDQEELEGKRVPQYPCLWVNVSAVGRWAMLYHTEDTRDQNQQCSYIPSSLDNYQVARADVEKVRARFHEHQDFFCFATTRENESSVLYRRLYGPQSLLFSLFWPTFLLTGGLLIIVMVKINQSLSILAAQR comes from the exons ATGGGAAAGAAGCTGGTGATGGCCCAGAAGCGGGGAGAGACTCGAGCCCTCTGCCTGGGAGTGGCCATGGTAGTGGGCGCTGTCATCACCTACTACATCCTAGGTACAACTGTGCTGCCCCTCTATCAGAAAAG CGTGTGGACCCAGGAATCCACGTGTCACCTGATTGAGACCAACATCAGGGACCAGGAGGAGCTGGAGGGCAAGAGGGTGCCCCAGTACCCATGCCTGTGGGTCAACGTGTCGGCCGTGGGCCGCTGGGCCATGCTGTACCACACGGAGGACACCCGGGACCAGAACCAGCAG TGCTCCTACATCCCAAGCAGCCTGGACAACTACCAAGTGGCCCGGGCCGACGTGGAGAAGGTCAGAGCCAGGTTCCACGAGCACCAGGACTTCTTCTGCTTCGCCACGACTCGGGAGAACGAGAGCAGCGTCCTGTACCGGCGCCTCTATGGGCCCCAGAGCCTCCTCTTCTCGCTCTTCTGGCCCACCTTCCTGCTGACCGGCGGCCTGCTCATTATCGTCATGGTGAAGATCAACCAGTCCCTGTCCATCCTGGCGGCCCAGAGGTAG